From the genome of Rhineura floridana isolate rRhiFlo1 chromosome 7, rRhiFlo1.hap2, whole genome shotgun sequence, one region includes:
- the ADO gene encoding 2-aminoethanethiol dioxygenase — MSLCVLKKKTTENVDRQPWREGRQLQPPECIEGEKERGGSGKARLRRVRTTSLHPLLGGGGGGGGTMPRDNMASLIQRVARQARVTFRPPGVNNNSSVGGGETGSDGPRFVENLHRLQQLLNEVRAEDLRLAPRGPSAVPGLVQPPVSYMHICETESFSMGVFVLRAGACIPLHDHPGMNGLLKVLYGTLRIACFDTLLGAPAADGDGGGSTTTTSGSSSTVAPPKPGSSRRRHRALLRSHQLYTPASPPCLLSPHTDNLHQIDAVGGPAAFLDILAPPYDPEHGRDCHYYRLLDGQSLPPPVADPQGLPKEVWLLETPQAADFWCGGEPYPGPQVSP; from the coding sequence ATGTCTCTGTgcgtgttaaaaaaaaaaactacagaaAACGTCGACAGACAACCCTGGAGAGAAGGAAGACAACTACAACCCCCAGAATGCATAGAGGGAGAGAAGGAACGGGGTGGTAGTGGAAAGGCGAGGCTGCGGCGCGTGCGCACAACCTCGCTTCATCCTCTGCTGggaggcggtggcggcggcggcggcacgaTGCCCCGCGACAACATGGCCTCCCTAATCCAGCGGGTCGCCCGGCAGGCCCGCGTCACGTTCCGCCCGCCGGGTGTTAACAATAACAGCAGTGTAGGGGGAGGGGAAACTGGCTCCGACGGGCCGCGTTTCGTGGAGAACCTCCACCGCCTACAGCAGCTGCTGAACGAGGTGCGGGCCGAGGATCTGCGTTTGGCCCCGCGGGGTCCGTCGGCGGTACCGGGGCTGGTGCAGCCCCCCGTCAGTTATATGCACATCTGCGAGACGGAGAGCTTCAGCATGGGCGTCTTCGTCCTGCGCGCCGGCGCCTGCATCCCGCTCCACGACCACCCAGGAATGAACGGGCTGCTCAAGGTGCTCTACGGCACGTTGCGTATTGCCTGCTTCGACACCCTCCTTGGCGCCCCCGCCGCAGACGGGGATGGAGGAGGaagtaccaccaccacctccgGGTCGTCCTCGACAGTGGCGCCCCCGAAACCCGGCTCTTCGCGGCGGCGGCACCGCGCCTTGCTCCGCTCGCACCAGCTCTACACGCCCGCCTCTCCCCCGTGCCTCCTGTCGCCGCACACCGACAACCTGCACCAGATCGACGCCGTGGGCGGACCCGCCGCTTTCCTCGACATCCTCGCGCCTCCCTACGACCCAGAGCACGGGCGGGACTGCCACTATTACCGCCTGCTGGACGGGCAAAGCCTACCCCCGCCAGTCGCCGACCCCCAGGGTCTCCCCAAGGAAGTGTGGCTGCTGGAGACACCCCAGGCGGCAGATTTCTGGTGCGGGGGCGAGCCCTATCCAGGCCCCCAGGTTTCCCCTTGA
- the EGR2 gene encoding E3 SUMO-protein ligase EGR2, translating into MMTAKTVDKIPVSLSGLVHHVPESIYSVDDIATTLPTSVINFPNGDLGGPFDQLSGVTGDGLIGVDMSDKRSLELQYACGSFAPTSRGQPFTYMGKFSIDPQYPGAGCYPADGILNLVSAGILQGVAAPSSSSSSANPSSSSVTSSSAASCGSPNPLGCAMAPAAGDMEHMYSPPPPPPYSACGELFQQQQQQQQAHPDSSSAFLTAPSGTYPPPPSYHHSPKTVTPAGADGSCLFSMIPDYPSFFPPPPPPQCSQRDLHGAVERKPFPCPLDSVRVPPPLTPLSTIRSFSLGTPPAGLGEGPVSGPVARLVPGAYGSPANLPLRPILRPRKYPNRPSKTPVHERPYPCPAEGCDRRFSRSDELTRHIRIHTGHKPFQCRICMRNFSRSDHLTTHIRTHTGEKPFACDFCGRKFARSDERKRHTKIHLRQKERKVAASTSSTGPGPSSGGGVPPPGSICSSGGATLTSCASKTRTP; encoded by the exons ATGATGACTGCCAAGACGGTAGACAAAATCCCAGTCAGTTTGAGTGGGCTTGTGCACCACGTCCCTGAAAGCATTTACTCAGTGGATGACATCGCCACTACCCTGCCAACATCAGTGATCAACTTTCCCAATGGTGACTTGGGAGGACCCTTTGACCAGCTCAGCGGTGTGACAGGAG ATGGCCTGATCGGCGTGGACATGAGCGACAAGAGGTCCCTGGAGCTACAGTACGCCTGCGGCAGCTTCGCACCAACTTCGCGGGGCCAGCCGTTCACCTACATGGGCAAGTTCTCCATCGACCCGCAGTATCCTGGCGCAGGTTGCTACCCGGCCGACGGCATCCTCAACTTGGTGAGCGCCGGCATCCTGCAGGGGGTTGCCGCTccctcgtcctcctcctcctccgccaaCCCATCTTCCTCCTCGGTCACCTCGTCCTCTGCTGCCTCCTGCGGATCTCCCAACCCGCTGGGCTGCGCCATGGCACCCGCCGCCGGCGATATGGAGCACATGTACTCGCCACCGCCTCCACCGCCTTACTCCGCCTGTGGGGAGctcttccagcagcagcagcagcagcagcaggcgcaTCCGGACAGCTCATCTGCTTTTCTGACCGCCCCTTCGGGGACCTATCCTCCGCCCCCTTCTTACCACCACTCCCCCAAGACGGTGACGCCCGCTGGAGCCGACGGCAGCTGCCTCTTCTCCATGATCCCGGACTATCCGAGTTTCTTCCCCCCGCCGCCGCCCCCTCAATGTAGCCAACGCGATCTCCACGGCGCCGTCGAGCGCAAGCCTTTCCCTTGCCCGCTGGACTCGGTGCGTGTCCCGCCTCCGCTCACGCCCCTCTCCACCATCCGCAGCTTCAGCCTCGGCACGCCCCCTGCCGGCCTCGGTGAAGGGCCGGTTTCGGGGCCGGTAGCCCGCTTGGTGCCGGGCGCCTACGGCAGCCCGGCCAATTTGCCCTTGCGCCCCATCCTCCGTCCGCGCAAATACCCGAACAGGCCCAGCAAGACGCCGGTGCACGAGCGGCCTTACCCGTGCCCGGCTGAGGGCTGCGACCGTCGCTTCTCGCGCTCCGACGAGCTGACGCGGCACATCCGCATCCACACGGGCCACAAGCCCTTCCAGTGCCGCATCTGCATGCGCAACTTCAGCCGCAGCGACCACCTCACCACGCACATCCGGACCCACACGGGCGAAAAGCCCTTCGCCTGCGACTTCTGCGGCAGGAAGTTCGCCCGCAGCGACGAGAGGAAGCGCCACACCAAGATCCACCTGCGCCAGAAGGAGCGCAAAGTAGCCGCTTCTACCTCCTCCACCGGCCCGGGCCCCTCTTCGGGCGGTGGCGTGCCTCCGCCCGGCTCCATATGCTCAAGCGGCGGCGCCACTCTAACTTCCTGTGCCTCTAAGACCCGGACGCCCTGA